Below is a window of Catalinimonas alkaloidigena DNA.
AACAAGCCGCTGCGGGTGCCCGGCGAAGAAGGGCTGCGCGACCTGCGGGTGATCGAAGCGATTCTGGCAAGCGCCTCTTCCGGAAAACGGGTCACGGTTTAGCGACCCGCGACGGCCTCCAGACCAGAGAACCGGCGAGGCGGCATCGCGCGCTCAGGCAGTGGCCCACTCGGGCGTACCGGTGGTCGCGCACGACATGCGGTGGCGGATCCAACCTGCCGACAACAGCGTCAGTCCGGCTACCGCTCCCATGGCTGCCTCGGGACCGGCGTTGTCAGCCAGCAATCCCGTCAACAAAGCGCCCACTGCGTACCCCAGGTCGCGCCAGAACCGAAAGATGCCCAGGCTCTCGGCCCGCTGCGTCGGGTGCGTATCGGCCGCAATGGCCGCCAGAAAGGTCGGGTAGACCAGTGCCGTTCCCAGGCCCAGCACCACAGCCACGGCGCTGACCTGCGGGAGGGACCAAGCCCAGGGCAGCGCCAGCAGCGCAAGGCCTTGCAGCGACATGCCCCAGAACAGCAGGTTTTTCTTGCAAAACACATCCGCCAGGGCGCCTGTCACCAGTTGTCCCACGCCCCATACCGCCGGATAAACCGCCACCATGAAGCCGATTTCGGTCAGCGAAAACCCGCGTTGTGCCAGCACCACGGGCAGCAGGCCCCACACCATGCCGTCGTTCAGGTTATTGACCAGGCCGGCCTGAGTCACGGCACCCAGGTTCGGATGTCGCCAGGTAGTTTCCCGGAAAATCCGGTTCAGGTGGGGCAGTTGCGTCTTGGCTCCCTCTTGCCGCACGTGCGCCGTGGTATCCTGCACCAACCCGATGCTGGCCAGTAGCCCGAGTACCGCCAACCCCAACCCCACCACAAACGGATAAGGCCGCAGGCCGTACGTGGAAGCCAGCCAGCCGGTCGCAAGGGCCACGGCCGCAATGGCGATATAACCGGCAAACTCGTTGATGCCCATCGCGATGCCCCGGTGTTTTTCTCCTACCAGATCGATTTTCATCACCACGGTGGTCGACCAGCACAGTCCCTGCTGGATGCCCAGCAGCACGTTGGCCACGATGACCCACCCCCAGTGCGGTGCCCACATCAGCAACAACGGCACGGGCAATCCCACCCACCAGCCGTAAACCAACAGACGTTTCCGGCCGATGCGGTTGGCCACCGTACCGGCTACGTAATTGGTCAGCGCCTTGGTCACTCCAAAGACCAGGATAAACGACAACAGTGCCGTCGGGGCCACCACGCCGAAGGCCTGCGCGGCCAGCGGCGGCAGAATGCTCCGCTCCAGCCCGACCATGCCGCCGACAAAGCCGTTGATCAATACCAATAGCAGAAACTGCCCGAGGTTTTCCCGAAGCCCCCATTGCACCGGTGCGGCGCTACGCTTTCCTTTCATCCATTCTGCTCCTTAACTCTAAATTTTTTCGGGACATACATCGACCGTGATGCCTTCTTCCTACACGAGCGCCGGGTTCCTTCCAACGCAATCGCAATCGCCACTGCACCAGCACAGTGGGTTCGACGCACGCAGCACCATCGCCTCCACCGCTATGCGCTCCTCAGCGGTAGCTACGGTGGAAGCCCTTAAAGTCGAATACATCAGTCAATCCAGTATTGGGCGAAATGCCCTTCCGGGGTACGACTATCCAACTTCAAAAGAACATGTACATGAGGACTCCCCTGGTGACTTAGGTTACTTAAGCGTTGCGCAAGCCGCAATCATCCAGGACAAAGGGCCCTCGATGGAAATTCTGGAGGGCGCATTTGCATTTTCAGCCATCGAATTCCATATTGCATCACTATTTAGATTTAATCTAAATTAAAACAACATCCTATGCATCGCCTCCTTGCGCTCTCTTTTGTAGCCAGTATCCTATTTGCTTCCTGTCAACCTTCCTCTCCCGATGGCACTGCCACGGGCGCGCCCGACTCGGTAGCAGTACCGATGCGCATGGTCACGGTAGGCGGCACAATTACGGAACTGGTATACGCTCTGGGGCTGGGCGACCGCATCGTCGCGACCGACCGCACGAGTGTGTATCCCGCTGCGATGCAGGGCTTACCCTCGGTCGGACATCCCGGCAACATCGCAGCAGAGGGCATTCTCTCCGAAAATCCTGACCTGATCATTGTGGCGAACGATGCAGCGCCCGACGACGTGCTCACGCAACTGGAATCGACCCAGACGCCGGTGTGGGTGGTGGAAAACGAAAACACGGTAGCAAGCACCAAAGCCATGATCTGTACCCTGGCCGAACGGCTGGACCGCCGTGCGCAGGGCGATTCGCTCCTAGCGCAACTAGACCGTGATCTGGCAGAAGCGAAGGCACGCGTGGCGCAGGCAACCACCGTTCCGAAAGTGCTGTTCATCTACGCCCGAGGGCGGGGCACGATGCAGGTGGGGGGACGCGGCACCTTCGCCGAAACCCTGGTCCAGCTGGCAGGCGGCACCCTGGCCACGCCCGATCTTGAGCAGTTTAAACCGTTAAATACGGAAGCACTGGTCGCGGCCAATCCCGATTACCTTCTGTTTTTCGAGTCGGGACTGGAAAGCCTGGGGGGCGTAGAAGGCGTGCAGTCGCTGCCCGGTGTCGCACAAACTACCGCGGGGCAACAAGGGCAGATTATCGCCATGGACGGCCTGCTGCTTTCCGGTTTTGGGCCGCGCCTGGGGCAAGCCGTGTTGCAGTTGTCCGAACGCATTCATCCGGGGTCCCGCACCGCCCAACGATAACTCATGACCACGACAACGCTTTCTTCGCATCGCCTGTACCACGCGCGGGGCCTCGCGCTCGGCTCGTTGGGAGCCGTCCTGGGGCTGGTAGCGCTGTGGGCGCTGGGCGTCGGAGCCGTACCGATTTCCGCAGGGGAAAGCCTCAGCATCCTGTGGCACCGGATGGTTGGAGGCGTGGGGCATTACTCGGACCGACAGGCCATGATTTTCTGGTCCATCCGGTTGCCACGCCTCGTGGAGACGCTGCTGGTCGGGGCCGCCCTCGGCGTGAGTGGATGCGCCCTGCAGGGCCTCTTTCGCAATCCGCTGGTGGAACCCGCGCTGATCGGCGTTTCCAGTGGTGCGGCCTTGTTTACGGTCGTCGCGATGGTGTTCAGCCAGGCGCTGGCGGGCACCCTGGCCGTCTTGTTCGGGAACTACCTCCTGCCGGCCTTTGCATTTGTGGGCGGGCTGGTCACTACCTGGATTGCCTACCGCCTCAGCCAGGCGCGCTTCCGCACTGACGTGACGCTCCTGATTCTGGCGGGTGTAGCCATGAATGCCCTAACCGGCGCACTGGTCGGACTCGTGATTTTCTATGCCGACGATGCAGCACTCCGCGATTTTACGTTCTGGTCGCTGGGCGATCTGGGTGGTGCCCACTGGCAAAGCCTCCTGGTGCATACGCCCCTCCTGATCGGGGCAACGCTGGGACTTCTCTTCTTTCACCGGCCGCTTAATGCCCTGTCGCTGGGCGAATCGGAAGCGTTTCACATGGGCGTAGAAGTCGAAAAGGTGAAGAAGCAGGTGGTGGTACTCAGCGCACTGGCCGTGGGCAGCGCCGTTTCGCTCTGCGGCATCATCGGATTCGTTGGGCTCGTCGTGCCACACATGGTACGTCTGGTCTGGGGATCGGACCACCGCCTCGTGCTGCCCGCGTCGTGTTTAGGCGGGGCCCTGCTGCTGCTCCTTGCCGATCTGCTGGCTCGCACACTCGTGCGCCCGGCCGAGCTGCCCATTGGGGTCATCACGGCCCTGCTGGGCGCCCCGTTTTTCATGTTCCTGCTGGTACGTCAGAAACAAATCCACCACACACGATGAGTATACACGCCCGCCATATCTCGTACCGCCGCGGCTCCCGCTATCTCCTGCGGGAAGTCTCCCTGACCCTGTCGCCGGGACGGATGCTGGCCGTGGTGGGTGCCAACGGGGCGGGCAAATCGACACTGCTCAAAGTGCTTTCCGGCGAACTGCCCGCCACCGGCGAAGTACGGCTGGAAGCGCACCCGCTGGCTTCCTTCTCCGCACGGGAGCTGGCGCTGCACCGGGCAGTGTTACCACAACAGGGCCAGGTGCATTTTCCCTATACCGTGCGCGAGGTGGTGCATCTGGGTCGGCAACCCCATCGGACCGCGCGTCAAGAGGACGAGCAGGTGGTGCAGCAGGTGATGGCGCTGACCGATACCCTTCCGTTTGCCGATCGGCACTACCAGTCGCTTTCGGGCGGCGAACAACAGCGGGTGCAACTGGCCCGGGTGCTGGCGCAGGTCTACCCGCCGCAGCCCCATCCGCGCTACATCCTGCTCGACGAGCCTACCGCCAGCCTCGACCTGGCGCAGCAGCATCACGTGCTGAGTCGGGTCCGGCAGGCCTGTACCCACCAGATTGGTGTCCTGGCGATTGTCCACGACCTGAACCTGGCTGCCGCCTATGCCGACGAGCTGCTCCTGCTGAAAGCGGGGCGCGTGGTGGCCTACGGCCCAACGGCCGAGGTGCTGCAAGCTCACTGGATCGAACAGACCTTCGACCACCCGGTGCGGCTGTTGTACGAAGCGGGGCAGCCCCTTCCTTTTATCGTTCCGGTTTCTTCTTCTATTGCTTCATTACATCACACGCCACATTCATGAAACATACGTCCGCCCTCCCCGATACCCCGATGGCCCTCCGACAGGCCTGGGATGACTTAAAAGCCCAGGAACCTCGCCTCCGCATTCGCGATTGCGCCGCGCAACTCGGCGTGAGCGAAGCCGAACTGCTGGCCACTACCGTCGGCGAAACGGCCGTCCGGCTACAGGGCGACTGGCCGCAGCTGGTGAAGCGCCTGCCCGATCTGGGCCGGGTCATGTCGCTGACGCGGAATGCCAGCTGTGTGCTGGAACACAAAGGGCCGTTCCAGAAAGTCGATACGTTCGGCGAGGGCGACCGGGCCATGGGAACGGTGATCGGCCCCATCGAAACGCGGGTCTTCTTCAAAGCGTGGCACGTCGGCTTTGCCGTCCGCCTGGAGACGCCTCACGGCCTGCAACAGAGCCTGCAGATTTTTGATCGGGAAGGCACGGCCGTCACCAAGATTTACCTGCAACCGGAAAGTCACCAGGCCGTTTACGACCAACTCGTAGCCGATTACCGGGCCGAGGATCAAAGCAATGCGCAACCCACAACGCCCTACGCACCCGAGACGTACGCGACGGACGTGGACCGGGAAGCGCTGCTGCAGGATTGGGCTCAATTGGAAGACACCCACCACTTTTTCGGCATGCTGCGGAAGCATCAGGTCCACCGCCTCGACGCACTCCATCTGGCCGAAGGGCGCTTTGCTCACCGCATTGCTCCGGAAGCCCTAGCGTCGCTGCTGGAAACGGCCGCGTCGACCCAACTGCCGATCATGATCTTCGCGGGCAACCGCGGCAACCTTCAGATTCATCAGGGAAAAGTGCGGACCATCCGCGTGATGGGCCCCTGGCTCAACGTGCTGGACCCCACGTTCAACATGCACCTGCGGCAGGACCACATCGATACGGCCTGGATCGTGGAGAAACCGACGACCGACGGCACCGTGACGGCCCTCGAACTGTACGACCCGCATAAAAACCTGATTGCGCAACTGTTCGGTCTGCGGAAACCGGGCGTCCCCGAAAAGTCGGCCTGGCGCGCGCTGGTGGCCGAGCTTCCCCGCCTGTAACTACGAGCGCACCCTTTAGCGCTGCTGAAGGCACCGCGCCTTTTCTTATAACAGTATCCTTAGCATTTGACCAACTCAACTCCCATGCAAAAACCTATACTCCTTGCACTCGGCCTCTTGGCCGCCGGGCCCCTTACCGCTCAGACCGTAACCGACACCGTTTCCATCGGGGCGGGCTACGCAAATCAGGTGTACTATAGCTTATCCGAGGGTCCGGTTCACACGGCCCCCACGACCAACTGGGACCTGGCGTTTCAGGCCAACCTGTACGGAGCGGCCATCCGGGCCAACCACGTCGGAGGTGTGGAAGTGTACGATCCGGGCGTAGACGCATCGGCCTGGGCAACCGTACTCGATACCAACGAAGCCGATACCTGGACGGCCTATTACAATGCCGATACCGCCTGGGAAACCGGCGCGTTCGACGCGGCCGGATGGTACACGTACCAGGGGTCTGGTCTGGTGATCGGCACCAAGGTCTTTGCGCTGAAACTCGGGGACGGCCGCTACAAGAAACTTCTCATCGACGGCATCACCAACGGCGGGAGCGATCCGGCCTATGCCATTGTGTTTCGCTACGCCGATGTGGACGGAAGCAACGAAGTGGTGGATACGTTGGTGAAACCCGACTATGCCACGCAAAATTTCATCTACTATTCGCTGGCCGACGGCGCCGTGGTAGCCCAGGAACCGGCCGACCGCGCCACGTGGGATTTGGTCTTCACGCAGTATCTGGCCGATCTGGGCGGCATGCCCTATCCCGTGACGGGCGTGTTGCACAACTACATAGCCGCCGCGCCTTACGGGGGGAGTGGTACGCCTCCGAACGTGCTGGTGGCCGAGGTGAGTGACGTAGCCGTGGAAGAAGCCAGCGACTCCGGGCAGACGTACGCATCCGCCATCAACACCATCGGGTACGACTGGAAAGCGTTCAACATGACCAAGTTTACCTACGATGCCGTCGATAGCCTCTCCTACTTTGTACGGGCGATGGACGGACAGGTGTACCACGTGGCTTTTACCGGCTTCGGAGGGTCGGCCGACGGGACCTTTATCTTCACCAAAACCCTGATGCGCACCACGGCGGCCGACGATCGGCCAGGGCAGTCTTCTCTCCGCCTCTCCGTCTATCCGAACCCAACGGCTTCCAGTGCTGTGACGGTGGCCTATGCTGCTACGGAAGCGACCGCCACTTTGCAGCTTCACGACGTGTTGGGGCGCGAAGTCTGGTCGGGGTCGGTCACCGGTCCTACCGCGCTCGGCACCTATACCCTGCCCTCCCTTCCGCTGCGGGCCGGCACGTATCTGCTCTCGATGCAGAGCGGTACTCACCGCGTCAGCCAACGGGTCGTACTTACTCCTTAAGCGTAGTTCCATGTGTGTTCACCTGTCCGCCACAACGGCCGGGACCAGCAACTCGGGCTCGGTCAGCAAGAGCGGGCAGGTGTTTTTTCCAAGGCTTCTGTATGCGTAGTGTCCCCGGCATTCTGCTGTTTCTTTTCGGCTGGCTCCCGTTCCAGGCCCGTGCGCAGACGGTGCAGGTGCGGGATCGGGCCGACGACCGTCCGCTGGCCGATGCCTACGTGGTGTTTACCACGCTGCGCACCGGTGCGGCGGCCTATCGGCTGACGGATCAGGACGGACACGCGCAGTCTCCGTTCGCCGAGCCGGTTCAGGTGGAAACCCGGCTGATCGGCTACCGCACGCGCACCGATACCCTGCAACCGGACCAGACCTACACGCTGTACCTGGAAGCCGACGTACAGAACCTCGACGAGGTGGTCGTAACGGGTACGTACCAGCCATCGCCCCGCCACGAGGTGCTGCAACGCACCCGGGTGATCGGCGCGCAGCGCATCCAGCAACAGGGAGCGCTGACCCTTCCGGATGTGCTGCGCAACGAACTCAACATCGGGCTGTCGCGCGACGGCGTGCTGGGCACCTCGGTTTCCCTCCAAGGCCTGGGCGGCGAAAACGTGAAGATCCTGATCGACGGGGTGCCGGTGGTCGGGCGCCAGGACGGCATCCTCGACCTGAACCAACTGCAACTCGACGACATCGCCCGCATCGAAATTGTGGAAGGCCCCATGTCGGTCAAGTACGGGGCCGATGCGCTGGCCGGCGTCATCAACCTGATTACCAAAGAAGCGCAGGAAGGCTGGGAACTCGGTGTACAGTCGCATACCGAATCGGCGCGGCAGTACCTTTCGGAGCACGAGGGCACCCACCGCCAGAGCCTGTCGGGCAGTTACCACACGGGGAAAGCCACACTGCAAGGCCGGGGCGGGCGCTACTTTTTCGGGGGCGTTCCGCAACCGGGCGTAGCGCGCGCGCGGATCTGGAATCCGAAGCAACAGCACTTCGGTACCGCCCAGGTGGGCTACACGTTCCGTCGGCTGAAACTGCATTACAAGCTGGACGGCCTCGACGAACAGATCTACAGCCTGGGGGCACCCCGCTACACCGGCACGCGCCTGGTGGCGACCGACGACCGCTTTCAGGTACGGCGCTTGACGCAGGTACTTTCGGCGGCGGCGCCGCAGGAAGCGCGTCTTCGCTGGGACGTCTTCGTCTCGCGGCAGGACTTCCTGCGCGCCCGCACCGGCACCGTCAAAGACCTGGTGACCCTGCATGAACAGGCACGCGGGGGCAGCGACAGCGACACCAGTCGGCTGGTCAATTACCACTCGCGGGGTTCGCTCATCAAAGGCCGGGAAGACGCGTGGCTGGGCTACGAAGTCGGTTACGAAGTAGACCGGGAAACCGGACGGGGGGCGCGCATTCGCGACGGACAACAAACGCTCTACGACGTGGCGGTGTTCGCCTCGGCAGAGCTGCAACCCGTGCCGCGCCTGCTGCTCAAGCCAGGGCTGCGGCTGGCCTACAACAGCCAGTATCAGGCCCCGCCCGTCCCATCGCTGAATGTAAAATACGACCTCTCCGATGCCTGGGCACTCCGCTTCACCTACGGGCGGGGATTTCGGGCGCCGTCGCTCAGTGAACTGTACCTGGAGTTCATGGACATCAACCACAACGTCCACGGCAATCCCGACCTGCGTGCCGAGTATTCGCACCACCTGGGGCTTTCTTCGGCGTTGCGGTGGGAACGGTGGGGCCTTGACTGGCAGACGGAACTGTCGCTGTTTTACAACGACGTGCGCGACAAAATCAGCCTGATTCAAGACACGCTCACCAACGACGCCTACCCCGTGCCGCGCTATCTTTATTTTAACATTGACCGGTTTCGCTCCCAGGGCGGTCAGTGGGAATTGCGCGCCCGGCGCCAGCGGCTGGAGGCGGGCGTGGGGGTCGGCTATACGGGTCGGCTGAATCAATACGAAGCCGCGTACACCACCGAAGCGCCCCGGTTTTTCTACAGCCCGCAACTGTCGGCTACCCTGAGTTACCGCCCCTTTGCCCGGGGACCTCAACTCTCGCTCTTTTACAAACGTACCGGCCGGACGCCCCTGCCAGGCCTGACCGCCGAAGGGCAACTGGTCACCTACCAGCAACCCGCCTACGCCTGGCTGGACGCAAGTGCTGTCCAGTCGTGGTGGGACGATCGGCTGACGCTGACCCTCGGCGTGCGGAACCTGCTGGACGTGACCAACGTGCGGGCGGGCTTCAGCGACAGCGCCCACGATGGCGGCTCCCAGACCTTGCTGGCGGTGGGGCGCAGTGGCTTCTTCCGGTTGCAATTTCTCATCTCCAACGCCCACTAATTCCCGTGCTGTTCTCTCGTCTTTCGTGGTGGTCCCGACTTTGCTCCGTAGTGCTTCTGCCCTTGGGGACGATGCTCAGCGGATGCCTGGCGGAAGATACGCCTCTGCAACTCCCGCCCCCGGGACCGGAAGAAACGTTTCAGGCCGACCTGGGGTCCGGTTATGGCGATCAGGTCTATTTCGATTTCAGCACGGGACAGGCAACCGTCCGCGACCGGGAAAGCTGGGATCTGGGGTTCTATTGCGGTCCCGACAGCTTCTATGTGGTATTGAACGGCGCCAAGCGGATGTACGCCGCCGATCCGCAGACCGAAGACTTTGCGAGCGTTACCAGCCGGGCGGGACTCGCGTTTCGGCCCGATCCGCCGAGCGGACTTCTGGACAGCACGGTGCTGGGCCGATGGTGGACGCGGGCGACCGACGCCCCGGTATTTGTCATCGACCGCGGCCAGAAAACGTCCGGTTTGCCGATCGGCACAAAAAAAATTCAGCTGCGCCGGGCGGGGCATCAGGTCGTGCTGCGATACGCAGACCTGAACGGGGCGGGCGAAGATTCCCTGCGGATCACGCAGGACCCGCTGTACAACCTAATGTTCTTTTCCTTTGAGGATGGTGGGCAACTCGTCGAAGTAGAGCCGCCGAAAACCGATTGGGACGTGGTTTTCACCACCTATACCCATATTTTCGAGGACCAGCCCGATCCGGCCTTCCGCTTCTACCTGGTCAACGGCGTGCTGCTCAACCGCCACGCCACAGTCGCTACCGACTCCATTCCGGCCCGGCAACAGCCCTTTGCGTCCCTGACGCTGGAACAGGTACCGGCCTATGCCTTTACGGCACAACTGGATGTGATCGGGTTTGACTGGAAGACCTTCGACATGGCCACAAACCAGTACACCGTGCACGACGACTGGTCGTATCTGGTCCGCACGGCCGAAAACCACTACTATAAACTTCAGTTTCTCAGCTTTTACAACGACGCCGGTGACCGGGGGTACCCCCTGATCCGCTACCAGCGCTTGTGACGATGGCCACTGGTTACAGGAATGTGCTCCTTTCGTGCGTAGAAGTGCTTGATGCTCCTTATCTTTACTCTTTCTAAATAATGACTTCCAACTCCACGCCTTTGACTCTGAAACGCCTGATCGGCTCCCTGCACCTCTGGCTCGGCCTTGCGTCCGGGCTTATTGTCTTCATTGTGGCACTGACGGGCTGTCTGTACGCCTTCCAGGAAGAAATTCAGAACCTCACCCAGCCGTACCGCTTCGTCGAAGAGGCCCAGGGCACTCCCCTGCCGCCCTCGCAGTTGCAGCGCATTGCCGAAGAGGCCCTGCCCGAAAAGAAGGTACACGCCGTGCTTTACCCTAAAGCCGGCGAGGCCGCCCAGGTCATTTTCTACAACTACGAGCCGGAGTACTATTATTACCTGGTCTACCTCAACCCTTACACGGGCGCCATCCAGCAGGTCAAGGACATGGAAGCAGATTTCTTTCAGATTGTGCTCGACGGTCACTTTTACCTCTGGCTGCCGGCCCCCATCGGGCAACCGGTCGTGGCAACTGCTACTCTGGTGTTTGTGGTGATGCTGCTGACCGGACTGGTGCTGTGGTGGCCCAAAAACAAGTCCGCCGCACGGCAGCGCTTTTCCATCAAGTGGAACGCCCGCTGGCGGCGAAAGAATTACGATCTGCACAACGTTTTGGGGGTTTATGCGCTCTGGCTTGCGCTGGTGCTGGCCCTGACGGGGCTGGTGTGGGGCTTTCAGTGGTTTGCGCAAGGCACATATACGGCCCTGGGGGGTGAGAAGGAGCTGATGTACATCGAGCCGCTTTCCGACACCACGGCCACGCTCGTTCAGGAAGCCGAAGCCGTACCGGCGATGGACC
It encodes the following:
- a CDS encoding MFS transporter, translated to MKGKRSAAPVQWGLRENLGQFLLLVLINGFVGGMVGLERSILPPLAAQAFGVVAPTALLSFILVFGVTKALTNYVAGTVANRIGRKRLLVYGWWVGLPVPLLLMWAPHWGWVIVANVLLGIQQGLCWSTTVVMKIDLVGEKHRGIAMGINEFAGYIAIAAVALATGWLASTYGLRPYPFVVGLGLAVLGLLASIGLVQDTTAHVRQEGAKTQLPHLNRIFRETTWRHPNLGAVTQAGLVNNLNDGMVWGLLPVVLAQRGFSLTEIGFMVAVYPAVWGVGQLVTGALADVFCKKNLLFWGMSLQGLALLALPWAWSLPQVSAVAVVLGLGTALVYPTFLAAIAADTHPTQRAESLGIFRFWRDLGYAVGALLTGLLADNAGPEAAMGAVAGLTLLSAGWIRHRMSCATTGTPEWATA
- a CDS encoding hemin ABC transporter substrate-binding protein, which codes for MHRLLALSFVASILFASCQPSSPDGTATGAPDSVAVPMRMVTVGGTITELVYALGLGDRIVATDRTSVYPAAMQGLPSVGHPGNIAAEGILSENPDLIIVANDAAPDDVLTQLESTQTPVWVVENENTVASTKAMICTLAERLDRRAQGDSLLAQLDRDLAEAKARVAQATTVPKVLFIYARGRGTMQVGGRGTFAETLVQLAGGTLATPDLEQFKPLNTEALVAANPDYLLFFESGLESLGGVEGVQSLPGVAQTTAGQQGQIIAMDGLLLSGFGPRLGQAVLQLSERIHPGSRTAQR
- a CDS encoding FecCD family ABC transporter permease, coding for MTTTTLSSHRLYHARGLALGSLGAVLGLVALWALGVGAVPISAGESLSILWHRMVGGVGHYSDRQAMIFWSIRLPRLVETLLVGAALGVSGCALQGLFRNPLVEPALIGVSSGAALFTVVAMVFSQALAGTLAVLFGNYLLPAFAFVGGLVTTWIAYRLSQARFRTDVTLLILAGVAMNALTGALVGLVIFYADDAALRDFTFWSLGDLGGAHWQSLLVHTPLLIGATLGLLFFHRPLNALSLGESEAFHMGVEVEKVKKQVVVLSALAVGSAVSLCGIIGFVGLVVPHMVRLVWGSDHRLVLPASCLGGALLLLLADLLARTLVRPAELPIGVITALLGAPFFMFLLVRQKQIHHTR
- a CDS encoding heme ABC transporter ATP-binding protein — encoded protein: MSIHARHISYRRGSRYLLREVSLTLSPGRMLAVVGANGAGKSTLLKVLSGELPATGEVRLEAHPLASFSARELALHRAVLPQQGQVHFPYTVREVVHLGRQPHRTARQEDEQVVQQVMALTDTLPFADRHYQSLSGGEQQRVQLARVLAQVYPPQPHPRYILLDEPTASLDLAQQHHVLSRVRQACTHQIGVLAIVHDLNLAAAYADELLLLKAGRVVAYGPTAEVLQAHWIEQTFDHPVRLLYEAGQPLPFIVPVSSSIASLHHTPHS
- a CDS encoding hemin-degrading factor, producing MKHTSALPDTPMALRQAWDDLKAQEPRLRIRDCAAQLGVSEAELLATTVGETAVRLQGDWPQLVKRLPDLGRVMSLTRNASCVLEHKGPFQKVDTFGEGDRAMGTVIGPIETRVFFKAWHVGFAVRLETPHGLQQSLQIFDREGTAVTKIYLQPESHQAVYDQLVADYRAEDQSNAQPTTPYAPETYATDVDREALLQDWAQLEDTHHFFGMLRKHQVHRLDALHLAEGRFAHRIAPEALASLLETAASTQLPIMIFAGNRGNLQIHQGKVRTIRVMGPWLNVLDPTFNMHLRQDHIDTAWIVEKPTTDGTVTALELYDPHKNLIAQLFGLRKPGVPEKSAWRALVAELPRL
- a CDS encoding T9SS type A sorting domain-containing protein, with translation MQKPILLALGLLAAGPLTAQTVTDTVSIGAGYANQVYYSLSEGPVHTAPTTNWDLAFQANLYGAAIRANHVGGVEVYDPGVDASAWATVLDTNEADTWTAYYNADTAWETGAFDAAGWYTYQGSGLVIGTKVFALKLGDGRYKKLLIDGITNGGSDPAYAIVFRYADVDGSNEVVDTLVKPDYATQNFIYYSLADGAVVAQEPADRATWDLVFTQYLADLGGMPYPVTGVLHNYIAAAPYGGSGTPPNVLVAEVSDVAVEEASDSGQTYASAINTIGYDWKAFNMTKFTYDAVDSLSYFVRAMDGQVYHVAFTGFGGSADGTFIFTKTLMRTTAADDRPGQSSLRLSVYPNPTASSAVTVAYAATEATATLQLHDVLGREVWSGSVTGPTALGTYTLPSLPLRAGTYLLSMQSGTHRVSQRVVLTP
- a CDS encoding TonB-dependent receptor domain-containing protein; this translates as MRSVPGILLFLFGWLPFQARAQTVQVRDRADDRPLADAYVVFTTLRTGAAAYRLTDQDGHAQSPFAEPVQVETRLIGYRTRTDTLQPDQTYTLYLEADVQNLDEVVVTGTYQPSPRHEVLQRTRVIGAQRIQQQGALTLPDVLRNELNIGLSRDGVLGTSVSLQGLGGENVKILIDGVPVVGRQDGILDLNQLQLDDIARIEIVEGPMSVKYGADALAGVINLITKEAQEGWELGVQSHTESARQYLSEHEGTHRQSLSGSYHTGKATLQGRGGRYFFGGVPQPGVARARIWNPKQQHFGTAQVGYTFRRLKLHYKLDGLDEQIYSLGAPRYTGTRLVATDDRFQVRRLTQVLSAAAPQEARLRWDVFVSRQDFLRARTGTVKDLVTLHEQARGGSDSDTSRLVNYHSRGSLIKGREDAWLGYEVGYEVDRETGRGARIRDGQQTLYDVAVFASAELQPVPRLLLKPGLRLAYNSQYQAPPVPSLNVKYDLSDAWALRFTYGRGFRAPSLSELYLEFMDINHNVHGNPDLRAEYSHHLGLSSALRWERWGLDWQTELSLFYNDVRDKISLIQDTLTNDAYPVPRYLYFNIDRFRSQGGQWELRARRQRLEAGVGVGYTGRLNQYEAAYTTEAPRFFYSPQLSATLSYRPFARGPQLSLFYKRTGRTPLPGLTAEGQLVTYQQPAYAWLDASAVQSWWDDRLTLTLGVRNLLDVTNVRAGFSDSAHDGGSQTLLAVGRSGFFRLQFLISNAH
- a CDS encoding HmuY family protein, which gives rise to MLSGCLAEDTPLQLPPPGPEETFQADLGSGYGDQVYFDFSTGQATVRDRESWDLGFYCGPDSFYVVLNGAKRMYAADPQTEDFASVTSRAGLAFRPDPPSGLLDSTVLGRWWTRATDAPVFVIDRGQKTSGLPIGTKKIQLRRAGHQVVLRYADLNGAGEDSLRITQDPLYNLMFFSFEDGGQLVEVEPPKTDWDVVFTTYTHIFEDQPDPAFRFYLVNGVLLNRHATVATDSIPARQQPFASLTLEQVPAYAFTAQLDVIGFDWKTFDMATNQYTVHDDWSYLVRTAENHYYKLQFLSFYNDAGDRGYPLIRYQRL
- a CDS encoding PepSY-associated TM helix domain-containing protein — protein: MTLKRLIGSLHLWLGLASGLIVFIVALTGCLYAFQEEIQNLTQPYRFVEEAQGTPLPPSQLQRIAEEALPEKKVHAVLYPKAGEAAQVIFYNYEPEYYYYLVYLNPYTGAIQQVKDMEADFFQIVLDGHFYLWLPAPIGQPVVATATLVFVVMLLTGLVLWWPKNKSAARQRFSIKWNARWRRKNYDLHNVLGVYALWLALVLALTGLVWGFQWFAQGTYTALGGEKELMYIEPLSDTTATLVQEAEAVPAMDRIWQQMRREHPTAEVLEVHVPETPASPIAANVNTQDGTFWRLDYRYFDQYTLEELSVDHVYGRLADADATDKLFRMNYDIHTGAILGFPGKLLAFFASLIVASLPVTGFLIWWGRRKKSRQRNPLPKRSAPAPARKNRAAVARVDPS